In Synechococcus sp. A18-25c, a single window of DNA contains:
- a CDS encoding BamA/TamA family outer membrane protein codes for MAAFSSRRTRNAVRHGALGLVLSLPLVAGLPTQAQSEGSESERDQAQLEDVQVDAQTNGLSEEPGAAEPIEVVPAPASGPLAEPIPVTPEQPRVLITEVIIEGIDGHPEQERLELAAYDAMAVRPGSRVTRDELKLDLDAIYATGWFSDVRIEPVNGPLGVQLVVQVMPNPVLSEVVLAPEDNYIEPQVIEDTFSSDYGRTLNLRELQLRMKELQKWYADQGYSLARVSGPTRVSPDGVVELKVLIGTVAGVEVQFVNKEGDNTNEKGEPLKGKTRPWVVSREISLKPGEPFNRTQLEGDIRRLYATSLFSDVKVTLKPVTGEPGEVTIVLGIVEQSTGSLSGGLGYSQSQGVFGQVQLSDSNLFGRAWNLALNITYGQFGGLANLTFSDPWIKGDSHRTSFRTSLFLSREVPQVFQSQDEGDIRTLDAYEDNGSRNAYSINSDKNPAGRKFDNVAEASEKFPNVSWFDYEGDSVALQRVGGNVIFARPLNGGDPFKRVPWSVLAGLNLQNVRPINFSGDTRPYGIPNDRFRDGKIPDDEIICVAFNCANENNLASLRLAASYNNLNDARNPTSGNFFSVSTEQYVSVGENSPTFNRVRGTYTHFIPVRWLKLFKGCRPKEGEPENCPQALAFQFKAGTVIGQLPPYEAFCLGGSNSVRGWFDCDLAVGRSFGEATIEYRFPLISIFAGEVFIDAGTDFGSQGNVPGKPGELLDKPGSGVSPGVGVIITTPVGPLRLEVASQNFTEEYRFNLGVGWKF; via the coding sequence ATGGCCGCTTTTTCCTCCCGCCGAACTCGGAATGCCGTTCGGCACGGCGCATTGGGGCTGGTGCTGTCCTTGCCACTGGTTGCGGGTCTGCCGACGCAGGCCCAAAGCGAGGGCTCCGAATCGGAACGTGATCAGGCCCAGCTCGAAGACGTGCAGGTGGATGCTCAGACCAATGGGTTGAGTGAAGAGCCGGGTGCTGCGGAGCCCATTGAAGTGGTGCCGGCTCCCGCTTCCGGTCCGCTGGCCGAACCGATCCCGGTGACGCCGGAGCAACCGCGGGTGTTGATCACGGAGGTGATCATTGAGGGCATTGATGGCCACCCTGAGCAGGAGCGTCTCGAACTGGCCGCCTATGACGCCATGGCCGTGCGTCCCGGCAGCCGCGTCACCCGAGATGAGCTGAAGCTCGACCTTGATGCGATCTACGCCACCGGTTGGTTCTCTGATGTGCGCATCGAGCCAGTCAATGGTCCGTTGGGTGTGCAGCTGGTGGTGCAGGTGATGCCCAATCCGGTGCTCAGCGAGGTGGTGCTCGCGCCGGAGGACAACTACATCGAGCCGCAGGTGATTGAGGACACCTTCAGTTCGGACTACGGCCGCACGCTCAATCTCAGAGAGCTGCAGCTGCGCATGAAGGAGCTGCAGAAGTGGTATGCCGATCAGGGCTATTCCCTGGCTCGGGTGAGTGGACCGACCCGGGTGAGCCCGGATGGTGTGGTGGAGCTCAAGGTGTTGATCGGCACCGTGGCCGGTGTGGAGGTCCAATTCGTCAACAAGGAGGGTGATAACACCAACGAGAAAGGCGAGCCGCTGAAGGGCAAAACCAGGCCTTGGGTGGTCTCCCGCGAGATTTCCCTGAAACCGGGCGAGCCGTTCAACCGAACGCAGCTCGAGGGTGACATCCGCCGCCTCTACGCCACGTCTCTGTTCAGCGACGTCAAGGTGACCCTGAAGCCAGTGACGGGTGAGCCGGGCGAGGTCACCATTGTGCTGGGCATCGTGGAACAGTCCACGGGCTCGCTCTCCGGTGGTCTCGGCTATAGCCAAAGCCAGGGTGTGTTCGGCCAGGTTCAGCTGTCGGACAGCAACCTGTTTGGTCGCGCCTGGAATCTGGCCCTCAACATCACCTACGGCCAGTTCGGTGGCCTGGCCAACCTGACCTTCTCGGATCCCTGGATCAAAGGCGATTCGCATCGCACCTCCTTCCGGACTTCGCTGTTCCTTAGCCGCGAAGTGCCGCAGGTGTTCCAGAGCCAGGACGAGGGCGATATCCGCACGCTGGATGCTTACGAGGACAATGGTTCCAGAAACGCCTATTCGATCAACTCCGACAAGAACCCGGCAGGTCGCAAATTCGACAATGTCGCGGAGGCCAGTGAGAAATTTCCCAACGTCAGCTGGTTTGATTACGAAGGCGATTCCGTGGCCTTGCAGCGGGTTGGCGGCAATGTGATCTTCGCCAGACCGTTGAACGGTGGCGATCCTTTTAAGCGGGTGCCCTGGTCCGTGCTGGCCGGTCTCAACCTCCAAAACGTCCGCCCGATCAACTTCAGTGGGGATACACGCCCTTACGGCATCCCCAACGACCGCTTCCGCGACGGCAAGATCCCCGACGACGAGATCATTTGCGTTGCGTTCAACTGCGCCAACGAGAACAATCTGGCAAGCCTGCGTCTGGCCGCCTCTTACAACAATTTGAACGATGCCCGCAATCCAACGTCGGGCAACTTCTTCAGTGTGAGCACGGAGCAGTACGTCTCCGTGGGTGAGAACTCACCCACGTTCAACCGCGTTCGCGGCACCTACACGCACTTCATTCCGGTGCGGTGGCTGAAGCTGTTCAAGGGTTGCCGACCGAAGGAGGGTGAGCCCGAGAACTGTCCGCAAGCATTGGCCTTTCAATTCAAGGCCGGCACCGTGATTGGTCAGCTGCCCCCGTACGAGGCTTTCTGTCTGGGTGGTTCCAACTCCGTACGTGGATGGTTTGATTGCGACCTGGCTGTGGGTCGCAGCTTTGGCGAAGCCACGATCGAATATCGCTTCCCATTGATCAGCATCTTTGCGGGCGAGGTGTTCATCGACGCCGGCACCGACTTCGGGTCTCAGGGCAATGTTCCCGGCAAGCCTGGCGAACTGCTCGACAAGCCCGGTTCCGGTGTGTCCCCAGGTGTGGGTGTGATCATCACCACGCCGGTGGGTCCTCTGCGTCTGGAGGTGGCCAGCCAGAATTTCACCGAAGAGTATCGCTTCAACCTGGGCGTCGGCTGGAAGTTCTGA
- the purC gene encoding phosphoribosylaminoimidazolesuccinocarboxamide synthase, which yields MTIPHGDLLYEGKAKRIYASDSDQQVLVEFKNDATAFNAQKKAQLDDKGRLNCQISACLFELLEAQNIPTHYQGLVNDTWMAVQQVAVIPVEVVLRNTATGSLCRETPIPQGTSLDPALLDLYYKDDGLGDPLLTDARLALLGVVSVEMRDRIEVLARRVNAVLIPFFRSVDLQLVDFKLELGVNATGDLLVADEISPDTCRLWDLRSADENERILDKDRFRQDLGGVIEAYGEVCKRVQGACPKPRIWG from the coding sequence ATGACCATCCCCCACGGTGATCTCCTCTACGAAGGCAAGGCCAAGCGCATCTATGCGAGCGACAGCGATCAACAGGTGCTGGTGGAATTCAAGAATGACGCCACGGCCTTCAATGCCCAAAAGAAGGCTCAACTCGACGACAAGGGACGTTTGAACTGTCAGATCTCCGCCTGTCTCTTTGAGCTGCTGGAGGCGCAGAACATCCCCACGCACTATCAGGGGCTGGTGAACGACACCTGGATGGCGGTGCAGCAGGTAGCTGTCATCCCTGTGGAGGTCGTGCTTCGCAACACCGCCACGGGGTCCTTGTGCCGGGAAACGCCGATTCCTCAAGGAACATCTCTCGATCCCGCCCTGCTGGATCTCTATTACAAAGACGATGGCCTGGGCGATCCGCTCCTGACCGATGCCCGTCTGGCATTGCTAGGCGTGGTGTCGGTAGAGATGCGGGATCGGATCGAGGTGTTGGCCAGACGGGTGAACGCTGTGCTGATTCCCTTCTTTCGATCCGTCGACTTGCAGCTGGTCGATTTCAAGCTGGAGCTCGGGGTGAATGCCACCGGTGATCTGTTGGTGGCTGACGAGATCAGCCCCGACACCTGCCGCCTCTGGGATCTGCGTAGTGCCGATGAGAATGAGCGGATTCTGGATAAGGATCGCTTCCGTCAAGACCTCGGCGGCGTGATCGAGGCCTACGGGGAGGTCTGCAAACGGGTACAAGGGGCGTGCCCCAAACCCCGCATCTGGGGCTAG